A stretch of Clostridia bacterium DNA encodes these proteins:
- a CDS encoding ECF transporter S component: protein MRDKRVERLVLTAVMIGLTTVATMVITIPVVGTQGFVNFGDVVIFVTSILFGPHVGLLAGGLGSSLGDILLGYAHWAPYTLVIKGLEGLVAGWLSYRMFSGGGIKCIRGVLGLIAASFVMIAGYYVGGGILFGFTVSLLSIPQNAFQVLLSAAIAIPLALALSKVKMDILK from the coding sequence GTGAGAGACAAACGAGTTGAACGCTTAGTATTGACTGCTGTGATGATTGGGTTAACCACGGTAGCGACCATGGTAATTACCATTCCTGTTGTGGGCACCCAAGGATTCGTCAATTTCGGAGATGTAGTAATTTTTGTAACATCCATTCTTTTTGGTCCTCATGTAGGATTACTTGCGGGAGGCTTAGGCTCTTCTTTGGGAGATATATTACTCGGATATGCCCACTGGGCTCCCTATACACTAGTAATCAAAGGACTTGAAGGGCTTGTGGCGGGCTGGTTATCTTACCGGATGTTTTCTGGTGGAGGTATAAAGTGCATCCGGGGCGTACTGGGCTTAATTGCTGCTTCTTTCGTTATGATTGCTGGATATTATGTGGGTGGTGGCATTCTGTTTGGCTTTACGGTATCTTTATTATCCATACCGCAAAACGCATTTCAGGTTTTATTAAGTGCTGCGATTGCTATACCCTTGGCACTGGCCCTGAGTAAGGTAAAAATGGATATTCTGAAATGA
- a CDS encoding methylglyoxal synthase, whose product MKIALIAHDNLKKSLIAFCKKHKAYLGSQELVGTGTTGRLIETHTEMKVEKCLSGPYGGDQQIGGMIAKEEIGLVVFFRDPLTAQPHEPDVSALLRLCDVHNIPCATNKSTAELIFKALEQERNKL is encoded by the coding sequence ATGAAAATTGCATTAATAGCACACGACAACTTAAAGAAATCTTTGATTGCCTTTTGCAAAAAACACAAAGCTTATCTTGGGTCGCAAGAGTTGGTAGGAACGGGAACTACGGGGCGACTCATTGAAACACATACAGAGATGAAGGTAGAAAAGTGTTTATCCGGTCCATATGGTGGCGACCAACAGATCGGTGGCATGATTGCCAAGGAAGAAATTGGACTGGTAGTATTTTTTCGTGATCCCTTAACGGCACAACCACATGAGCCAGATGTATCTGCCTTGCTTCGGCTTTGTGATGTGCACAACATACCCTGCGCTACCAATAAAAGTACAGCGGAACTAATTTTTAAGGCACTAGAACAGGAAAGAAACAAATTGTAA
- the ilvN gene encoding acetolactate synthase small subunit translates to MKQTFGILVVNRPTVLNHIAGLISRRGYNIISIAAGACEDPRLTRITLVVDCEEENVDQIRKQLVKLVDTVYVADLTKTKSIERELALIKVKAEAKDRSAIVDIANIFGAKIVSAHTATMVIETSGSPETIDALIVLMEERGILEITRTGVIVMAREEELTKC, encoded by the coding sequence ATGAAACAGACATTTGGAATTCTAGTAGTCAATCGCCCGACCGTACTTAATCATATCGCGGGCTTGATAAGCCGAAGAGGGTACAATATCATCAGCATTGCTGCAGGTGCCTGTGAGGATCCACGTCTTACCAGAATTACCTTGGTCGTGGATTGCGAAGAAGAAAATGTAGACCAGATTCGGAAGCAACTAGTTAAATTGGTGGATACAGTGTATGTAGCTGATTTGACCAAAACAAAATCAATTGAGCGAGAATTGGCCCTGATCAAAGTGAAAGCGGAAGCAAAAGACCGTTCAGCGATTGTAGATATTGCGAACATCTTTGGTGCTAAGATTGTTAGTGCCCACACCGCCACCATGGTTATTGAAACATCTGGCAGTCCGGAGACGATAGATGCTTTGATCGTACTAATGGAAGAACGAGGAATTTTGGAAATTACCCGCACTGGTGTTATCGTGATGGCACGAGAAGAAGAATTGACCAAGTGCTAG
- the selD gene encoding selenide, water dikinase SelD: MSEELRLTEMSSAAGUAAKVGPGTLSKILEKLPMIEDKNVLICGDTMDDAGVYRLTDELAMVQSVDFFTPMVDDPYLFGQIAAANSLSDIYAMGAEPKTAMNVAAFPVNKMDLSILEAILCGGADKLIEAKTSLLGGHTIEDDEPKYGLSVTGIVHPDKILANRGAKEGDVLVLTKPVGSGIISTAIKAEMATVEQIAKVSETMSTLNKAAFDATRGLSVHACTDVTGFGLLGHAYEMVADDRVGFTIEFNRVPVLDGTMDLAKMGMVPAGAHRNKCYLADRLLFAEHITAEMQDILNDPQTSGGLLLALTETEAQTYLKQISDLGGKGSIIGYADKHSPGKIIIR, from the coding sequence ATGAGTGAAGAATTACGTTTAACTGAAATGTCTAGCGCTGCTGGCTGAGCAGCTAAAGTAGGTCCGGGGACCTTGAGCAAAATATTGGAAAAATTACCGATGATAGAAGATAAGAATGTATTGATATGTGGCGACACCATGGATGATGCTGGCGTTTACCGACTTACAGACGAGTTGGCGATGGTACAGTCGGTGGATTTTTTCACACCGATGGTAGATGATCCCTACTTATTTGGCCAGATTGCTGCAGCCAATAGTTTGAGCGATATCTATGCTATGGGCGCAGAACCCAAGACGGCGATGAATGTTGCAGCATTTCCAGTAAACAAGATGGATCTCTCTATTTTGGAGGCTATTTTATGTGGAGGTGCAGATAAACTGATTGAGGCAAAAACCAGCCTGCTGGGAGGACATACTATTGAAGACGATGAACCCAAATACGGTCTGAGTGTAACTGGTATCGTTCATCCTGATAAAATCCTGGCAAATAGGGGCGCAAAAGAGGGAGATGTGTTGGTATTAACCAAACCCGTAGGCTCTGGTATTATTAGCACGGCCATTAAGGCTGAGATGGCGACAGTGGAACAAATTGCCAAAGTATCTGAAACCATGAGTACCTTGAATAAAGCAGCCTTCGATGCTACGAGAGGACTTAGTGTACATGCTTGCACAGATGTGACAGGATTCGGCCTGCTGGGTCATGCTTATGAGATGGTAGCAGATGACCGTGTTGGCTTTACCATCGAGTTCAATCGAGTACCGGTACTAGATGGAACGATGGATCTAGCTAAGATGGGGATGGTACCAGCTGGTGCGCATCGGAACAAGTGCTATCTTGCGGACAGATTGTTGTTTGCCGAACATATTACAGCCGAAATGCAAGATATTCTAAATGACCCGCAGACTTCTGGCGGTTTGCTATTGGCCCTTACAGAAACGGAAGCACAAACATATCTTAAACAAATATCAGATTTAGGTGGAAAAGGAAGCATCATTGGTTATGCAGATAAACATAGCCCAGGTAAAATTATAATTCGCTAA
- a CDS encoding aminopeptidase: protein MSKNKEDKQNQYYYDKKNGWDEMDREKVMAHATSYKEFLGTCKTERESVDHFIKKAEDAGFTAFKAEDYQKGYKFYFNNRGKGLILGIVGTESLLNGFSLVGAHVDAPRLDLKGQPLYEDDGLALLKTHYYGGIKKYQWLSIPLAIHGVIVLESGEVRKIVLGEKDDEPVFTIADLLPHLAKDQMTKPMSKAIEGEGLNVLLGAIPCKDKEEKSRIKSNVMTLLNERFGIKEEDLISAELEVVPSGKARDVGLDSAFIGGYGQDDRICAYAGVEALLSAEQLQYSALVLLSDKEEIGSSGNTGAQGRFLEYSIAKMAQAEGLQGLSVMGSIMDKAKALSADVSAAIDPNYKNLFDTNNAPELGKGLILTKYTGSGGKYEANDASAEYMSEIRRIFNKGGVIWQAGELGKVDQGGGGTIAMYLSQLGIETVDSGPALLGMHSPFEIADKADIYNTYLGYKVFLERK from the coding sequence ATGAGTAAAAATAAAGAGGATAAGCAGAATCAATATTATTACGATAAAAAGAATGGGTGGGACGAAATGGACCGTGAAAAAGTGATGGCCCACGCCACTTCATATAAGGAATTTTTGGGGACTTGTAAAACAGAGCGAGAATCAGTGGACCATTTTATAAAAAAAGCAGAGGATGCTGGTTTTACAGCTTTTAAAGCAGAGGATTACCAAAAAGGATACAAGTTTTATTTCAACAATCGGGGAAAAGGGCTAATATTGGGCATTGTGGGAACAGAGTCTCTTTTGAATGGATTTAGTTTAGTAGGTGCACACGTGGACGCGCCTAGACTTGATCTTAAAGGACAACCTTTGTATGAAGACGATGGACTGGCCCTACTTAAGACGCACTACTATGGTGGAATCAAGAAGTATCAGTGGCTGTCAATACCCTTGGCCATTCACGGTGTTATAGTTTTAGAAAGCGGAGAGGTTAGGAAGATTGTGCTAGGTGAAAAGGACGATGAACCCGTCTTCACCATTGCTGATTTACTACCACACTTGGCGAAGGACCAGATGACCAAACCCATGAGCAAGGCGATTGAAGGCGAGGGACTAAATGTTCTTTTGGGGGCCATACCTTGTAAGGATAAAGAAGAAAAATCGCGTATTAAGAGTAATGTGATGACTCTTTTAAATGAGCGCTTTGGTATCAAAGAGGAAGATTTGATTAGTGCAGAGCTAGAGGTAGTTCCTAGTGGTAAGGCTCGTGATGTAGGTCTAGATAGTGCTTTTATCGGTGGATATGGTCAAGATGACCGCATCTGTGCCTACGCAGGGGTAGAGGCACTACTATCGGCGGAACAACTGCAATATAGTGCACTGGTCTTGCTTAGTGACAAGGAAGAAATTGGATCTAGTGGCAATACTGGTGCTCAGGGACGCTTTTTAGAATACTCGATTGCTAAGATGGCCCAAGCGGAAGGCTTACAGGGTTTATCTGTTATGGGAAGCATCATGGATAAGGCCAAAGCTCTTTCTGCAGATGTATCTGCTGCAATAGATCCTAACTATAAGAATCTTTTTGATACGAATAATGCACCCGAGTTGGGTAAAGGATTAATTTTGACTAAATACACAGGGTCTGGCGGTAAGTACGAAGCCAACGATGCGAGTGCAGAATATATGAGTGAAATTCGCAGGATATTCAACAAAGGTGGTGTAATTTGGCAGGCTGGCGAGCTGGGTAAGGTTGACCAAGGTGGTGGCGGAACCATTGCCATGTACCTGTCACAATTGGGAATTGAGACAGTTGATTCTGGGCCGGCACTATTGGGGATGCATTCACCTTTTGAAATTGCCGATAAGGCAGATATTTATAATACATATTTAGGCTATAAAGTATTTTTAGAAAGGAAATAA
- a CDS encoding LysR family transcriptional regulator, giving the protein MHSFKQLQCFVAIVEEGGFTPAAQKLYMTQPAISWQIKTLEGDMGLKLIERSERKLVLTEAGRLFYESAKTILNQYEKMDCEMEQFKNMEKGSLRIGASTIPGEYLLSDKLARFTRMFPQAELRMQIGDSSSIIKMLLQENISVGIVGLQPQEEQIVAKPFQTDEIVCIAPIGHPLCEKEQVLLEDVLPERILMREFGSGTRNQLQQEIKKRKNVNCKVLMELGSTRAILSAVEAGLGLSWVSRMAVRGEKVKILTIEDFRIERELYIIWLKNRTLSPLGQTFVEMLEEGHD; this is encoded by the coding sequence ATGCATAGCTTTAAACAACTACAGTGTTTTGTCGCCATCGTTGAAGAAGGCGGATTCACACCAGCAGCCCAAAAATTGTATATGACCCAGCCAGCCATTTCTTGGCAAATCAAGACGCTGGAAGGGGATATGGGGCTAAAATTAATTGAACGGAGTGAGCGAAAACTGGTTTTAACAGAAGCCGGTCGCTTATTCTATGAAAGTGCCAAAACCATCCTTAACCAGTACGAAAAGATGGATTGTGAGATGGAACAGTTTAAAAATATGGAAAAAGGTTCACTACGGATTGGTGCGTCTACTATTCCAGGCGAGTATCTTTTATCAGACAAGTTGGCCCGTTTTACTAGGATGTTTCCCCAAGCTGAATTGCGCATGCAGATAGGGGACTCTAGCAGTATTATTAAGATGCTCCTCCAGGAGAATATTAGCGTGGGCATTGTGGGATTACAACCCCAAGAAGAACAGATTGTGGCAAAACCTTTTCAGACGGATGAAATTGTTTGCATTGCACCCATAGGTCATCCCCTATGTGAGAAAGAACAGGTGTTGCTAGAAGATGTATTGCCCGAGAGAATTCTGATGCGTGAGTTCGGTTCAGGTACTCGCAACCAGTTGCAGCAAGAAATAAAGAAACGCAAAAATGTTAATTGCAAGGTGTTAATGGAATTGGGTAGTACACGAGCCATCCTATCCGCCGTAGAAGCGGGGTTGGGACTTAGCTGGGTTTCAAGAATGGCTGTGCGTGGTGAAAAAGTTAAGATCCTCACAATTGAAGATTTTCGCATCGAGCGAGAGCTATATATCATTTGGCTGAAGAATAGAACCCTAAGCCCCCTTGGTCAAACTTTTGTGGAAATGTTGGAGGAAGGGCATGACTGA
- a CDS encoding rubredoxin, protein MIFRCTICGYLHDGNEPPEVCPKCGADKSNFVEVAQDEADKIIRARFTNDLHLQLSSSLDTIIMITEEGISDDLDPGCVDIFSKTRNWALQSKKMITAELATHVKKGKWN, encoded by the coding sequence ATGATATTTCGATGTACTATATGTGGATATTTACATGATGGCAATGAACCGCCGGAAGTTTGCCCTAAATGTGGAGCTGATAAAAGCAATTTTGTGGAAGTAGCTCAAGATGAGGCGGATAAGATAATTCGAGCACGTTTTACCAATGACCTCCATTTGCAGTTGTCTTCTTCTTTAGACACCATTATTATGATTACGGAAGAGGGCATAAGTGATGACTTGGACCCTGGCTGTGTGGATATTTTTTCCAAAACAAGGAACTGGGCCTTGCAAAGCAAGAAGATGATTACGGCTGAACTTGCGACTCATGTGAAAAAAGGAAAATGGAATTAA
- a CDS encoding D-aminoacylase gives MFDIKIAGATVFDGSGAAREKLDVAIKDGAIVEVAKGIEGTAKRVIDARGLCLSPGFIDMHAHTDLLSFREEPVRSSRVMQGITTDCSGQCGMSAAPYRKDMTDWKAYFLPVIGDAKEASWNWPTFGEFLAEVEQRPMLHNQTFLVSHGSIRASVVGLKDEVITPELMQGMKDMLRKSLSAGAFGMSFGLSYLPGMYTDKSEILELAKVLAEENRVFMVHIRSHSDRMTEAVEEMIEITRLSGVKMHISHLKSYGKEEFGLTPEEILEMLESAWDEGLDITYDEHPYSGGSTTLSQVLPPWIRNGGAAMMCKRLNDPACLERLEEELSDPGFGIPGWDNFSAIAGWDKILVSSVFKEENNKYANKTIADIAHELNVSATRAAAKVIAEDEGKSAMMMLDIFSDEDLAKMMASKVAMVGSDGIPTGRSHPRLYGTMPLFFQKMVKEQKVFTMEEAVRRVTSLSASRLGLTDRGLIKPGYMADLVLFDEKSLGVEEDYMAELSLPLGIREVFVNGASASEEKGRLLRAGA, from the coding sequence ATGTTTGACATCAAGATCGCGGGTGCAACTGTGTTTGATGGAAGCGGCGCGGCTAGAGAAAAACTGGATGTAGCTATTAAAGATGGAGCAATAGTTGAAGTAGCAAAGGGGATTGAAGGAACGGCCAAACGAGTGATAGATGCGAGGGGGCTATGTCTTTCTCCTGGATTTATCGACATGCACGCTCACACGGATTTATTGTCTTTTCGTGAGGAGCCGGTACGTAGTTCCCGCGTGATGCAGGGCATTACGACTGACTGCTCTGGGCAGTGCGGTATGTCAGCTGCTCCCTACAGGAAAGATATGACAGATTGGAAAGCATATTTTCTACCAGTTATAGGGGATGCCAAAGAGGCAAGCTGGAATTGGCCTACTTTCGGTGAATTTCTAGCAGAAGTAGAACAACGCCCCATGTTGCATAACCAAACATTTCTTGTATCCCATGGGTCGATTCGGGCTAGCGTAGTTGGCCTGAAGGATGAAGTAATTACGCCAGAACTCATGCAAGGCATGAAAGATATGTTGCGAAAGTCCTTGTCTGCAGGTGCTTTTGGTATGTCATTTGGACTCTCCTATTTACCAGGAATGTATACAGATAAAAGTGAAATCTTGGAACTAGCGAAAGTTCTTGCTGAAGAGAATCGGGTCTTTATGGTTCACATCCGCAGTCATTCGGACCGCATGACCGAGGCTGTTGAGGAGATGATCGAAATTACACGCCTAAGTGGCGTTAAGATGCATATTTCTCATTTGAAGTCATACGGCAAAGAAGAATTTGGCCTAACACCAGAAGAAATTCTAGAGATGCTCGAATCTGCTTGGGATGAGGGCTTAGACATTACCTATGATGAACACCCATATAGTGGTGGAAGCACCACACTCTCTCAAGTCCTCCCACCTTGGATTAGAAATGGTGGTGCAGCCATGATGTGTAAACGCCTCAACGATCCGGCCTGCTTAGAGCGCTTGGAAGAAGAACTATCGGATCCAGGTTTCGGCATACCTGGGTGGGACAATTTTTCAGCGATAGCAGGATGGGATAAGATTTTGGTAAGTTCAGTATTTAAAGAGGAAAACAACAAGTATGCCAATAAGACCATAGCGGACATTGCCCACGAACTGAATGTATCAGCAACAAGAGCTGCTGCTAAGGTGATTGCTGAGGATGAAGGCAAGAGTGCGATGATGATGTTGGATATATTTAGTGATGAGGATTTGGCTAAAATGATGGCTTCCAAAGTTGCGATGGTTGGTTCCGACGGGATACCGACGGGCAGAAGTCACCCAAGACTCTATGGAACCATGCCACTCTTTTTCCAAAAAATGGTAAAGGAACAGAAAGTATTCACGATGGAAGAAGCAGTACGTCGTGTTACTTCTCTTTCAGCATCTAGATTGGGACTTACTGACCGTGGCTTGATTAAACCAGGATACATGGCTGATCTTGTATTGTTTGATGAGAAAAGCCTTGGCGTAGAGGAAGATTATATGGCAGAACTTAGTCTTCCACTTGGTATACGTGAAGTATTTGTGAATGGAGCAAGTGCAAGCGAAGAAAAAGGAAGATTACTACGCGCTGGTGCATAA
- a CDS encoding prepilin peptidase has protein sequence MILKLLMMLFIFLCMVSDLREKRIPNHLIVAFLIPLSAGAIYNGLPEDFMTLSLPILLILFLIWLLGFLGGADVKVFMVLSLALPGTTVLRVLCLTLALSLLVFLIRSIYRRCLVRSMPMMPFIATATLVIWL, from the coding sequence ATGATTCTAAAACTATTGATGATGCTGTTCATATTTCTATGTATGGTATCGGATCTGAGGGAAAAACGGATACCGAACCATCTCATTGTTGCTTTTCTTATACCCTTGTCGGCAGGGGCCATCTATAATGGCCTACCAGAAGACTTTATGACCCTATCACTTCCCATTTTATTAATTTTATTTTTAATCTGGCTACTTGGCTTTTTAGGCGGGGCAGATGTGAAGGTCTTTATGGTATTGTCTCTCGCCTTACCAGGAACAACTGTGCTTAGGGTTTTATGCCTGACACTAGCTCTTTCGCTACTAGTATTTTTGATTCGAAGCATCTACCGGCGCTGCCTAGTGCGCTCCATGCCAATGATGCCTTTTATTGCGACAGCAACTTTGGTGATTTGGCTATGA
- a CDS encoding DegV family protein, translating to MVRIITETTCDVSLEILNEWNVETLPMFVTLDGAEYRDQYDISPVDFFDMLEKTEGLPTTTQITPNRYEAIMKDVKDKKEEALFLVFSSGLSGSYQSCLVAQQMVDYEGIRVVDTKAACGGQGLIVYEIQKRAAQGLSLAELTEAAEWMSTHIEHLVMVENLEMLRRGGRISGVAAFMGGVMNIKPLIHMVDGKLLPFAKVKGQRKALKHLILEMEKRGKDLEQQKIFITHAANPKGAQMLADELKEMLGLSNIFITEMGATIGSHTGRGAVTLYFFSEAP from the coding sequence ATGGTAAGAATAATCACCGAGACGACATGTGATGTATCACTAGAGATATTGAATGAATGGAATGTTGAAACATTACCTATGTTTGTGACATTGGACGGTGCGGAATACCGCGACCAATATGATATATCACCCGTGGACTTCTTTGATATGCTCGAAAAAACCGAGGGATTGCCGACGACCACACAGATTACACCGAATAGATATGAAGCCATTATGAAAGATGTAAAAGACAAGAAGGAAGAAGCATTGTTTTTGGTGTTTTCCTCTGGCTTGTCAGGGTCTTATCAGTCTTGCCTTGTTGCTCAGCAGATGGTGGACTATGAAGGTATTCGAGTAGTAGACACCAAGGCGGCCTGTGGCGGCCAGGGACTAATTGTTTATGAAATTCAAAAAAGAGCGGCACAAGGTCTATCCTTAGCGGAACTGACCGAGGCTGCTGAATGGATGTCCACACATATTGAACATCTGGTTATGGTGGAGAATTTGGAAATGTTACGACGCGGCGGCCGCATCAGTGGCGTGGCAGCCTTTATGGGTGGCGTGATGAACATTAAACCATTGATTCATATGGTGGATGGAAAGCTGCTACCGTTTGCCAAAGTAAAAGGGCAGAGGAAGGCTTTAAAGCACTTGATTCTTGAAATGGAGAAGCGCGGTAAGGATTTGGAACAACAAAAAATCTTCATTACCCACGCTGCCAATCCCAAGGGAGCTCAAATGCTTGCAGATGAATTAAAGGAGATGTTAGGTTTGAGTAATATCTTTATAACCGAGATGGGTGCAACGATTGGCTCACATACCGGAAGGGGTGCTGTTACCCTGTATTTTTTCAGTGAGGCACCATAA
- a CDS encoding epoxyqueuosine reductase, with protein MTDLNEIVVQKLKEQGASFVGFADLLPVREYIKKEHGDALLHYPRAVVIGLAYPREVVNQLTDGPTHTYLYYYNVLNRKLDEMALLMANYLQDQGYQAFPVPASQRTGDERLSGIFSHRLAANLAGLGWIGKSSSFIHPDFGPRHRLVTILSDAHFETGTPLKNGCGSCRACVEACPAGAITGKEFLAGDVLEERFLGHLCDDHLSRVRSAFGKRVCGKCIAACPYGKRGNGK; from the coding sequence ATGACTGATTTAAATGAGATTGTAGTTCAAAAACTCAAAGAGCAAGGTGCTTCCTTTGTTGGATTTGCTGATTTGCTCCCAGTAAGAGAATATATCAAAAAGGAACATGGCGATGCGCTACTTCACTATCCACGGGCCGTGGTGATAGGTCTTGCCTACCCACGAGAGGTAGTTAATCAGCTGACGGATGGACCGACGCATACCTATCTTTATTACTATAATGTTCTGAATCGCAAATTAGATGAAATGGCTTTACTGATGGCCAATTATCTACAAGATCAGGGCTACCAGGCATTTCCTGTTCCCGCATCACAGCGAACAGGAGATGAAAGATTATCCGGAATCTTTTCGCACCGTCTGGCTGCCAACCTAGCAGGACTTGGTTGGATTGGAAAAAGTTCCTCTTTTATCCATCCAGATTTCGGGCCTAGGCATAGACTGGTAACTATTCTGAGTGATGCACACTTTGAGACAGGCACCCCTCTTAAAAATGGTTGCGGTAGCTGTAGGGCTTGCGTTGAGGCTTGTCCGGCAGGAGCCATAACAGGGAAAGAATTTTTAGCAGGAGATGTCTTAGAAGAACGATTTTTGGGTCATCTGTGTGATGACCATTTGAGTCGTGTGCGTAGTGCTTTCGGCAAAAGAGTTTGTGGAAAATGCATTGCTGCATGTCCCTATGGAAAGAGAGGAAATGGAAAATGA
- a CDS encoding tRNA 2-thiocytidine biosynthesis protein TtcA — translation MSNDGKWYLTKVKKTCKQYAMIEDGDRVAVGISGGKDSSALLYIMEELQRHLPVNFEVYPIYVDLGFGMEMLELEKFCSTLGYELHTQKTQIQEIVFEIREEKNPCSLCAKMRKGALVSKAKELGCNKLALGHHLDDAAETFFLNLLYTGKLGSFAPKLYLDRRDITMIRPMAYLTEKTIQSMVNSKGLPQVKNECPVDGITKREEMKAFVKGLEMQYPDFKDKFKSALENIDKSGIWALLNEEQ, via the coding sequence ATGAGTAATGATGGTAAATGGTATCTTACAAAAGTAAAAAAAACCTGTAAGCAATATGCGATGATTGAGGACGGGGACCGGGTAGCAGTTGGAATCTCAGGTGGTAAGGATAGTTCGGCTCTTCTGTATATAATGGAGGAGTTGCAACGACATTTACCCGTTAATTTCGAAGTGTATCCGATTTATGTGGATCTTGGCTTTGGCATGGAAATGCTAGAATTGGAAAAATTCTGCTCTACGCTTGGCTACGAATTACACACCCAAAAAACCCAAATTCAAGAAATTGTTTTTGAAATTCGAGAAGAGAAGAACCCTTGCTCTTTATGCGCTAAAATGCGTAAGGGTGCATTAGTGTCGAAAGCTAAGGAGCTAGGTTGTAACAAGCTAGCGCTAGGACATCATTTGGATGATGCAGCCGAAACCTTTTTCTTGAATCTGCTTTATACTGGGAAGTTGGGTTCCTTTGCTCCAAAATTGTACTTAGACCGACGTGATATCACAATGATTCGTCCCATGGCCTATTTAACAGAAAAGACAATCCAATCAATGGTCAATAGTAAGGGATTGCCCCAGGTGAAAAATGAGTGCCCGGTAGATGGTATTACCAAACGGGAAGAGATGAAAGCATTTGTGAAGGGATTAGAGATGCAATATCCTGATTTTAAGGATAAATTCAAGAGTGCCCTAGAGAATATCGACAAAAGTGGTATTTGGGCCTTGTTAAATGAGGAACAGTGA